The stretch of DNA AGAACGCGCTCAAGACGTGGCGCCGCGACTGGAAGATCCGGCTCATCGAGGAGATGAACCCGGCTTGGTCGGATCTATACGAGACGCCGTCGGGATGGACGGGCTGATAACGACCCGCCCCGTCATCTCGGCGCCGCGCAGCGGAGCCCGCAATGACGGGGCGCAAGCATCGTAGTTCGAACCCGTTGGCAGGCGCATCCCCCTCAGCCCCCCGGCGGCTCCGGCGGGTAGCCCACCGCCTCGCGCTTCTCGGAGACCGTCAGGAAGTCGGCGGCCTGGACCCGGCGCCAGAGGGATTCCCGCTCGCCCGCGAGCGCCTCGATCCGGTCGAGGTCGGGCTCCAGGTCCACCGGGCCGAAGGCCGGTTCCAGCCAGCCGGCCAGCGCCCGCGCGGTGCGGCTAGCCAGGGGGATCAGGGTCTGACGGTAGAGGGCGCGGTTCGCCTCGGCGTAGTTGGAATGGGTGCTGTCGCCGGGGAGCCCCAGCAGGAGCGGCGGCACCCCGAAGGCCAGGGCGATCTCCCGGGCCGCCGCGTTCTTGGCCGCGACGAAATCCATGTCTCGCGGCGACAGGGCGAGCGGCTTCCAGTCGAGGCCACCCTCGAGCAGAAGCGGCCGGCCGGCATTGGCCGCGCCCTGGTAGTTCGCCTCCAGCTCCGCCTTCAGGCGCTCGAATTGCGGCTCGGACAGGCTCGCCCCCGCGAAGACCAGCGCCCCGGACGGCCGGGCGGCGTTGTCGAGGAGCGCCTTGTTCCAGGCGCTCGCGGCGTTGTGAATGTCGAGCGCGGTGGCGGCGGCCTCGATCGGCGCGAGGCCGCCGGTCTCGTCGGCCGGGTGGAACAGGGCGAGCGCCAGGATCGGCGCCACGGCCGGCTCGCCGGGGGCCGGCAGATCGAACCGGCGGTTGCGCCCGCCCGCGCTGTAGACATAGGCGGCCGGCCAGCCGTCGGGCCCCGGCAGCATCCGCATCCGGCCCGGCCGCAGGGCCTGGAGCGCCGCGACCCGCCCGTCGAGGGCGACCGCCTCCAGATAGGCCGTGCCGGTTAGCAGGAGGTCAGCGTAGACGGTCTCCAGCAGCTGCGTGCCGCTCTCCCGCGGGTTCGGCCGGGCCAGCAGCGCCAGCAGGTCGGCCGCGCGCGGCCCGCCGGGCCCGGTGGCGATCAGCGGCAGGCTCGCGGCGCTCTCGGCGACCAGCCGGATGGCCCGGTGGACCACCGGATTGCCCTGGTAGCCCGCCCGGGCCAGCGCCGCCGGGTCGCGGGGCGTCCAGCTGGCCCGGCCCTCGGCGTAGAGCGCGAAGGCGGGCGCCGCAGCGGCCTTGGTGGCCAGGACGGGGCCGCCGGGCGCGGCGCGGCGCGCGAGGCGCGCCAGCTTCTCGAGGACAGTCGACATGCCGGTCCGTTCCTGCGCTATGGTCTCGCGATGCAGCCCTGGTCCCCCTCGCGCCCCCGCGCGGCCCGGTACGGGTGTCTCGCGGCGGCGCTCGCGGCCTTGGTCGCCGCGGCGGCGGAAGCCGGGGAGGCGCCCGTCTGGCCGGAGCCCAACGGGACCCTGGTCCTGGCGCGGCCCTTCGGCCGGTCGGATCTCAGCCTGCGCCTCGCCCGCCGCGTCGCCGGAGCGGTCGACAGCCTGACCTGGGACGGCGTCACCTTCATCGCCGACGCGGAGGCGGAGGACGCCCTGCAGGCGCGCGTCACCGTCGGCCCGGACGAGGCCGGCCGCGCGGCGAGCGAGGGCGGCGGCCCGGAGGACGGCGTGCCGGCCGCGCAGCGGCTGACGGGGCTGCGGTTCGGCCGGAGCTGGGCCGAGACCGAGACCCGCCTCGCCGGGACGCCGCCCGGGGCCAAGGCCGTGATCCTGCACAAGCGGGTCGGCCTCGGCCTGCCGGGTCTCGGCAACGCGGTCGAGGTGCAGGCGCGCTTCGTCCTGCCCGAACCCGCCGACGCCGTGCGCTTCGAGGCCCTTGCGGCCTCCGTGCCGGCGGAATTCTCCGAGGCCTGGAGCTTCGACCGCGGCACCGGAACGGTCAGCCGGCTCGATCCCGCCGACGGCGATCCGCGGCGTCCCGTGATCCTGGCGATGCCCGAGGGCTCGCACGCCCTGGCCTTCTGGAGCCCGAATCCGCCCGCGCAGGAGGCGGATGCGCCGCGCCCCGCCTTCGCGGTCCGGCCCGGTGCGGACACCAACCGGCTGAGCTGCGCCTTCGCGGTCGCGCACGCCGCCTCGGGCGCCCACGATTTCGCCTGTTACGTCCTGATCGGGACCCTGGCCGATATCCGCGCTGCCCTCCGGAGCCTGACCGCGCCGGAGTGACGGGCCGCCGACGGCGACTGGTTCCGCGTCCGGTCGACAGCATCGATCGCTGGAGGCCGCGCCGCCATCACGGGCGCGGCGACCCGGAACAGCGTTATCGTCCGACCGGCCGATGACAGCCCGCGGGCTGTGTTGGGCCCCGACGCCGTCGGACTGGGAAAACGATACCAGTATTGTGATCCCGTGACCTGTCCGCCACAGCGTGGCGTGGGAAATCGTGTATACAGGATGCAGTTCGTTCCAGAGACCACGAACCGACTCCCGGCGCGCCTCAGCGAGGCGCGCCGTATTGTTTTGGGGCCGTGCCGGCGCTGAGTCCGGGTGTGGGCGCCCCCTCGGGTTCATGCTTCCACCGTCCTTCCGGGGCGCCGGAGGCGAGCCCGGAATCCGGAAGCACGTCGATAGAGGATCGGCCGCCTCGGATCAGAGACGCCGGATCCGCGGCTCCGCGCGCGTCTCGAGCATCAGGTGGGTGAGCGCCCAGACCAGGGCGTCGAGCCGGTCGGGCGAGGCTCCACCGGACAGCCCGTCGGGGCCGAAATCGCACAGCTCGTCCTCCAGCGCCGGCAAGGCGCCGACATGGTGGACCAGCCCGCGGGCGTAGAGCAGCGACACCGGCTCGGCCCGCAGATACTTGCCGCGCGTGGCGTGCACCCGCGTCACCGGCACGGCGGGATCGCACTGGGCCAGCACGGCGGCGGCCATCTCGCCGCCCTGGTTGACCTCGACCACGAGGGCGTCGGCCCGGAGCCGGTGATAGAGCGCCAGCGCCGTCCCCGCCCAGGCCTGCGGGCTGGCGCGGGCGAAGCTCGCATCGGCCAGCACATAGGCGTGGGTGCCGGCCCGCCCGGCCGCGACGATCCCGCAGGCATCCGAGCGCGCACCCGAGCCGGCCGGCGGATCGACCGCCACGACGATCCGGCCGAGATCCGGTGCGGCCCCGACCCGGGCGGCCTCCAGGGCGGCGCGGTCCCACAGGGCGTCGTCCCGGTCGGCGATGAGCTCGCCGTCGAGTTCCTGGCGGCCGAGGCGGGTGCCGGCGTAGCGGCCGACCACCCGCTCCAGGAAGTCCGGCGCGAGGTTCTGCGCGTTGTCCTGCGTGCGCGCCCGGCTCACGACGGTGCGCGGATCGGCGAGCAGGCGGCGGATCAGCGGGACCGGCCGCGGCGTCGTGGTCACGAGGTTGCGCGGCCGGGCGCCGAGGCGCAGCCCGAATTGCAGCATGTCGAAGGTCGCCTCCGGCCGGCGCCACTTGGCGGCCTCGTCGCACCAAGCGGCGCCGAATTGCGGGCCGCGGAGCGCGTCGGGCTCCTCCGCCGAGAAGGCGAGCGCGACTGCGCCGTTCTCCCATTCGAGCCGCCGCCGGCTCGGCGACCAGACCGGCCGCGCCCGGCCGCGGCGCGGCAGGCCGAGGAGCCCCGACGGCCCCTCCACCATCACGTCGCGCACGTCGAGATGCGTCTCGCCCACCAGCGCGATGCGCCCGACCGGCTCGGGCGTGAAGGCCGGATCGCCGCGGGTGAGCGCGTCGACCCATTCGGCCCCGGTGCGGGTCTTGCCGCTGCCGCGGCCGCCGATCACCGCCCAGGTGGTCCAGGGTTCGGACGCGGCCGGCGGCAGCTGATCCGCCCGGGCCTGGTGCAGCCAGTCGCCGGCCAGCGCCCGGAGCAGCGCCGGCGGCAGGGTCTCGAGGAAGTCAGGCAGACGCCCGGCCGCCGACAAAGCCAGCATAGCGTCCCGCGATCTCCGCGCGGAGGGCGGGCAGGTCGGGCTCGATGCCGTCATCGCTCCCCTCCCCCGCACCATTCCGCCCGCCATCCGCCCCGACCGTGTCGAGCAGCCGCTTGAGCCCCCCGAGATCGCGCAGCACCCGGGCCGAGTCGCGCAAGGCCGGCTCGTCCCGGCTCAAAGCCGCGTCGAACGTGGCGATCTGCCGGGCGATGTGGCCGCACAGATGCGCCCGCAGGACCGCCGGATCGGCCAAAGGCTGGTCCAGGCGCGCGCGCACCGCCGGTGCCAGGGCCGACCCGAAGGTCGAGACCAGAGCCTTCGGGCCAGGGCGGCCGAGGCCCAGCACCTCGGCGATGTCGGCGGGATCGTTGCCCGGCGCGCCGAGCAGGCGCAGCAACGCGGCCCGGCGCGCCGCCGGCCAGCGCGCGGTCAGCAGCCAGCGCCGCCGCGGCGGCCGCGGCCAGCCGCCTCGCCTGTTCCAGTGCCAGACGGTCCGGGCGCTCGCGCCGACGCGGGCCGCGATCTCCGCGACGGAGAGTTCGGTCTCGCGCAGGAGGCACAGGGCCGCCGCGCGGGGCTCGGCGCGGCGGGGACCGGTTCTCGGCATCACCCATCTCCGCACACGTCTCGACCGTGCCTGCTTGATAGCCGAGCAGCGCGACGGTGTCAAGTGTAAATTCCTATTTGATTTTCAATTAGGAATTCAGGCCGCGCGCCGGCCCACGCCGTCCGGTCGCGGGCCGCTGTTCATCGGCCGCTCTTGGCACCGGCATTCGTCCCAGTGGCCTGTGGAGCCGTCTTGGCAGCGGCCGTCGTGGCCTTCTGCGGCAGGGCGACCGCGTCGATCACGTCGAAGCGAATGCCGTCCTGCGCCGTCTTCAGGACCGCGTTGGCCTCGTAATACTTGCCCTGCCCGATCAGCGTCGC from Methylobacterium sp. PvR107 encodes:
- a CDS encoding DNA-packaging protein: MLALSAAGRLPDFLETLPPALLRALAGDWLHQARADQLPPAASEPWTTWAVIGGRGSGKTRTGAEWVDALTRGDPAFTPEPVGRIALVGETHLDVRDVMVEGPSGLLGLPRRGRARPVWSPSRRRLEWENGAVALAFSAEEPDALRGPQFGAAWCDEAAKWRRPEATFDMLQFGLRLGARPRNLVTTTPRPVPLIRRLLADPRTVVSRARTQDNAQNLAPDFLERVVGRYAGTRLGRQELDGELIADRDDALWDRAALEAARVGAAPDLGRIVVAVDPPAGSGARSDACGIVAAGRAGTHAYVLADASFARASPQAWAGTALALYHRLRADALVVEVNQGGEMAAAVLAQCDPAVPVTRVHATRGKYLRAEPVSLLYARGLVHHVGALPALEDELCDFGPDGLSGGASPDRLDALVWALTHLMLETRAEPRIRRL
- a CDS encoding phage portal protein, which encodes MSTVLEKLARLARRAAPGGPVLATKAAAAPAFALYAEGRASWTPRDPAALARAGYQGNPVVHRAIRLVAESAASLPLIATGPGGPRAADLLALLARPNPRESGTQLLETVYADLLLTGTAYLEAVALDGRVAALQALRPGRMRMLPGPDGWPAAYVYSAGGRNRRFDLPAPGEPAVAPILALALFHPADETGGLAPIEAAATALDIHNAASAWNKALLDNAARPSGALVFAGASLSEPQFERLKAELEANYQGAANAGRPLLLEGGLDWKPLALSPRDMDFVAAKNAAAREIALAFGVPPLLLGLPGDSTHSNYAEANRALYRQTLIPLASRTARALAGWLEPAFGPVDLEPDLDRIEALAGERESLWRRVQAADFLTVSEKREAVGYPPEPPGG